One Lysinibacillus sp. OF-1 DNA segment encodes these proteins:
- a CDS encoding AAA family ATPase, with amino-acid sequence MAIIKIKKMNIQNLRNVRQGEIVLGVNFETFLQANVVGLYGQNGSGKTTIVDAFEILKTLISGWLAEVKLPSQEKRLILAGEQTACIDVEFLVENQFGTFYVNYYVELQEDQHRLYTTLERLSYRENAKGKRSKILVAVTEKDVRIRQSKLADLSEQARIQLLVIQQLARKQYMSFLFHKDVKPLLQERLSEQEMQLLQNIAVDFNRDLHVVNNQNIAPLFEERIMPFSIHLEKTRGLIPYDLKGPAILREDAFYALCEVIEQSNRVLTAIIPGLTIKINVITKQMMDNGEPGIRFEFLSQRGERELPLRTESEGILKIISVLSVLIAVYNNPNACVVIDELDSGVFEYLLGELLTVIDEDGKGQLIFTSHNLRVLEVLAIKNLWFTTTNENHRYMQLKGIKEVNNARDVYLRAIQLGGQDEDVYKETKTFKIKRAFRKAGVQYD; translated from the coding sequence ATGGCGATTATTAAAATAAAAAAGATGAACATACAAAATTTGCGAAATGTAAGACAAGGCGAAATTGTACTAGGAGTAAATTTTGAGACATTTCTACAAGCAAATGTTGTAGGGCTGTATGGACAGAATGGCTCTGGAAAGACAACCATTGTGGATGCATTTGAAATATTAAAGACACTTATATCGGGTTGGCTTGCTGAAGTGAAACTACCCTCACAAGAAAAACGACTTATCTTAGCAGGTGAGCAAACAGCCTGCATAGATGTCGAATTTTTAGTTGAAAATCAATTTGGGACGTTTTATGTAAATTACTATGTGGAGCTACAGGAGGATCAGCATCGGTTATATACAACGCTGGAACGTCTTAGCTATCGAGAAAATGCTAAAGGGAAGCGTTCAAAGATATTAGTAGCTGTAACAGAGAAGGACGTCCGAATTCGTCAATCAAAACTGGCTGATTTAAGTGAGCAGGCACGTATCCAATTACTTGTTATTCAACAGTTAGCAAGAAAGCAATATATGTCATTTCTATTCCATAAAGATGTAAAGCCATTGTTACAGGAACGACTTTCGGAGCAAGAAATGCAACTACTTCAAAATATTGCGGTTGATTTTAATAGAGACTTACATGTTGTTAATAATCAAAATATAGCACCATTATTTGAAGAACGGATCATGCCGTTTAGTATTCATTTAGAGAAAACGAGAGGTCTAATACCTTACGATTTAAAGGGACCAGCAATATTACGAGAGGATGCATTCTATGCATTATGTGAAGTAATTGAGCAAAGTAACCGTGTGTTAACGGCTATTATTCCAGGTCTAACTATTAAAATTAATGTGATTACAAAGCAAATGATGGATAATGGTGAGCCGGGAATTCGTTTTGAATTTTTATCACAGCGTGGAGAGAGGGAATTACCGCTGCGAACAGAGTCTGAGGGGATTTTAAAGATCATTTCTGTTCTTAGTGTATTGATAGCTGTCTACAATAATCCGAATGCCTGTGTGGTTATTGATGAATTAGATTCGGGAGTATTTGAATATTTGTTGGGTGAGTTGTTAACAGTGATAGATGAGGATGGAAAAGGACAACTTATTTTTACATCCCATAATCTACGTGTGTTAGAGGTGCTAGCTATTAAAAACTTATGGTTTACAACGACAAATGAAAATCACCGCTATATGCAGCTAAAAGGCATTAAAGAAGTAAATAATGCTAGAGATGTCTACTTACGTGCTATTCAACTTGGTGGACAGGATGAAGATGTCTATAAGGAAACCAAAACATTTAAAATTAAACGTGCTTTTCGTAAAGCGGGTGTTCAGTATGACTAA
- a CDS encoding methyl-accepting chemotaxis protein, which translates to MKKRKKQHMSISKKLTVIMVSILLLFGLVTLGLSYYIVRNSNLTDMDQSLSDKGMILAKTIDINTLKSILDNPTNSNSDALKLTREMDAINDNSDSITNLFLITVNGENINAPVLSSSILELGAEYNQDMIAMGLSPDFLARIKEVFNTKKATATDIYSDEFGSYKTGLTPILDENGDMLAAYAIDYDVSMVTGKAMSEALWTLLVTVIFLIGSSIAVYTLLRKKLTPIQQLSLQSKKVAEGNLELEPLSVTSTDEIGTLTQNFNLMIENLKTVIKSTTNVSARVSNTANVLSANMQEASDSYNNVASSMQEIASGADLQVQKAKESTITIEEMSIGIQRIAMTSNQISESSILASEEAERGNESTNKSVAQMNAISKAVNQSAASVKLLGDHSNKIEEIVGIITGIASQTNLLALNAAIEAARAGEAGSGFAVVADEVRKLAEQSEASAREISTLISHIQHDTNESVNIMVHAVEEVDHGIVMINDSEKSFSQILTSIHHVTGQIQELSATIEEMAAGMEEVTSAVKDMEDFSINSKDNTRAVAATSASQLNTVQRVSEEAQVLSELSDELLNVVNTFVVK; encoded by the coding sequence ATGAAAAAACGCAAGAAGCAGCATATGTCCATTAGCAAAAAACTAACCGTAATAATGGTAAGTATTTTATTATTATTTGGTTTAGTTACTTTAGGCCTTTCTTATTATATTGTCAGAAATAGTAATTTAACAGATATGGATCAATCGCTCTCTGACAAAGGCATGATCTTAGCAAAAACGATTGATATCAATACGTTGAAATCAATACTAGATAATCCAACAAACAGTAACTCCGACGCCTTAAAATTAACAAGAGAAATGGATGCGATCAATGACAATTCTGATAGCATTACCAATCTATTTTTAATTACGGTTAATGGAGAAAATATTAATGCACCTGTTCTTTCATCTAGTATACTAGAACTAGGTGCTGAATATAATCAAGATATGATTGCTATGGGTTTATCTCCCGATTTCCTAGCAAGAATCAAAGAGGTTTTTAACACAAAAAAAGCAACAGCAACAGATATTTATAGCGATGAGTTTGGTAGCTACAAAACGGGCCTCACACCCATTTTAGATGAAAATGGTGATATGTTGGCTGCATATGCCATTGACTATGACGTATCGATGGTAACTGGAAAAGCCATGTCTGAAGCTCTATGGACATTATTAGTCACTGTTATTTTCTTAATTGGTTCATCTATTGCTGTATACACTCTTTTGAGAAAAAAATTAACACCAATTCAACAGCTTTCCTTACAATCTAAAAAAGTAGCAGAAGGTAATTTAGAGCTTGAACCATTATCCGTTACTTCTACAGATGAAATAGGAACGCTCACACAAAACTTTAACTTAATGATTGAAAATCTAAAAACTGTCATTAAAAGTACAACAAACGTTTCTGCTCGTGTGTCAAACACAGCCAACGTTTTATCGGCAAATATGCAGGAAGCTTCCGATTCTTATAATAATGTAGCTTCTTCCATGCAAGAAATTGCGAGTGGTGCGGATCTCCAAGTTCAAAAGGCAAAAGAGAGTACGATTACTATTGAAGAAATGAGTATTGGTATCCAACGCATTGCGATGACATCCAATCAAATTTCAGAATCCTCTATCTTAGCATCAGAGGAAGCTGAAAGAGGTAATGAATCGACAAATAAATCAGTTGCACAAATGAATGCGATTAGTAAAGCTGTAAATCAGTCTGCTGCTTCTGTTAAATTACTTGGCGATCACTCCAATAAAATTGAAGAAATTGTGGGCATTATTACGGGAATCGCTTCCCAAACAAATTTACTGGCATTGAATGCAGCCATCGAAGCTGCCCGTGCTGGAGAAGCTGGTAGTGGGTTTGCAGTGGTTGCTGACGAGGTACGTAAGCTTGCTGAACAGTCTGAGGCATCTGCACGGGAAATTTCTACACTTATTTCTCATATCCAGCATGATACAAACGAATCTGTCAATATCATGGTTCACGCTGTAGAAGAGGTCGATCATGGAATTGTTATGATTAATGATTCAGAAAAATCATTTAGCCAGATTCTAACTTCCATTCATCATGTAACAGGACAAATTCAAGAGCTTTCTGCTACGATTGAAGAAATGGCAGCTGGTATGGAAGAAGTAACATCTGCTGTTAAAGATATGGAAGACTTCTCTATCAATTCAAAAGACAATACGAGAGCAGTTGCCGCAACTTCTGCCTCTCAGCTGAATACCGTACAACGAGTTTCTGAAGAAGCTCAAGTATTATCCGAGTTATCTGATGAACTATTAAATGTTGTTAATACCTTTGTAGTGAAATAA
- a CDS encoding non-ribosomal peptide synthetase, translated as MNNKREFDVYPLENNTHSYEPQTLPSNRTQLLNEEDLLAYQTLNQTLADYDQNTTIPDVFYQAAQQFAERIALSFENGKMTYHQLNEQSNQVAHMLIANGLQKGNYVAIVMERSKETIISLLGVLKAGGVYVPIDPSYPKERCQYLLNDTGAPFILTKNEHTALLNDFIHNDSQTRTVLTINQSEKGYSQENLTCEIHPSDLAYIIYTSGSTGKPKGVMLKHESVINLITDNQRIYHSTQDDVYSQFISYSFDPSVTETFTAFFSGARLHMLTSVERLSIEAFADMIGREQVTAATVPNAFFTQLATHLPVEYREKLTTLNYLSVGGEALLPAVVQKWHEKFGLTTEIINLYGPTECTVLSSYFKIKDSIIDKQSSIPIGRPIANYEMYVVNDDEQLCPVHETGELCIAGAGLAAGYLHQPEKTAEVFVPHLLKPEQKMYRTGDLVRLLPSGIIEFVGRKDSQIKVRGFRIELGEIETVLSNHPNIQEVVIIAKKKSDGNNHLFAYYTVTSGIQLEEDILRDYLSTLLPDYMVPERFIELPEMPLSPTGKIDRKQLASLEVVLSRSHAYSAPQNNIQQLLATAWENALGIEPIGIYDNFFHIGGHSLKVLEILVQVKKHIPFLKIQDFFHYQTIAELDQYIRHYQPEANDNQEQPANLVFKDLMEPSPLQVSQTVRPLPMTSVLLTGATGYLGSHILYELLTATNAHIYCLIRPGAHATIEDKLMDSMQFYFGNDLVHPMKERVTVIPGDLGKQQLDLSDEAEQMLLEKINAIIHCGADVRHFGAADHFNNVNVNGTRHLLEIAKRKPGMHFHYVSTIGIPEELAAIQWGSNEAKGNFNYDVKLNNVYTQSKLEAENLVRNAVNDAIPISIYRVGNLSCHSETGKFQRNIDDNAFYRMIKSMLYLGKTPTAQWHVDFTPINYASQALVSLASQPAANGHVFHLCNPVSLPYLELIDMIKEFGYDLSIVSAQEYTNWLLHSEHTKEAQEYLLLAIAQLEGDGAGDSPFIFNCKKTLEFLVNTKIECAVPNTAFIHRMIQYGIDTGYFPAPSQVKST; from the coding sequence TTGAATAATAAACGAGAATTTGATGTATACCCATTAGAGAATAATACGCATTCTTATGAGCCACAAACTCTACCATCCAATCGTACACAACTGTTGAACGAAGAAGATTTACTAGCCTATCAAACTTTAAACCAAACATTAGCTGACTACGATCAAAACACCACAATACCTGACGTATTTTATCAGGCAGCACAACAGTTTGCTGAACGCATTGCATTGTCCTTTGAAAATGGTAAGATGACCTACCATCAGCTAAATGAACAATCCAATCAAGTTGCTCACATGCTAATAGCAAACGGTCTGCAAAAAGGAAACTATGTGGCAATCGTTATGGAACGAAGTAAAGAAACAATCATCAGCCTTTTAGGTGTCCTGAAAGCTGGTGGTGTATATGTTCCTATTGATCCAAGCTACCCGAAAGAACGGTGTCAGTATCTATTAAACGATACAGGTGCCCCGTTTATTCTAACGAAAAACGAACATACAGCATTACTGAATGATTTCATACATAATGATTCCCAAACACGTACAGTGTTAACGATCAACCAATCAGAAAAAGGCTACTCACAGGAAAATCTAACTTGTGAAATACATCCATCCGACCTAGCCTATATTATTTATACTTCTGGTTCTACGGGCAAACCAAAAGGGGTTATGCTTAAACATGAATCTGTTATTAATTTGATTACAGATAATCAAAGAATCTACCATTCAACACAAGACGATGTATATTCTCAGTTTATCTCCTATAGTTTTGACCCATCAGTAACAGAGACTTTTACCGCTTTCTTTTCTGGAGCAAGGCTTCATATGCTAACAAGTGTGGAACGTCTATCGATTGAAGCATTTGCTGATATGATTGGTCGTGAGCAAGTAACCGCTGCCACTGTACCCAATGCTTTCTTTACACAGCTAGCAACACATTTACCTGTAGAATACCGAGAAAAACTGACAACACTAAACTACCTATCTGTTGGTGGCGAAGCTCTATTACCTGCTGTCGTTCAAAAATGGCATGAAAAATTTGGATTAACTACAGAGATTATTAATCTTTACGGACCAACTGAATGTACAGTATTGTCCTCTTACTTCAAGATAAAGGATTCTATAATAGATAAACAATCCAGTATTCCTATTGGCAGACCAATCGCTAATTATGAGATGTATGTTGTTAATGACGATGAGCAGCTTTGCCCAGTTCATGAAACTGGAGAATTATGTATTGCAGGTGCTGGTTTAGCAGCAGGCTATTTACATCAGCCAGAAAAAACGGCTGAGGTATTTGTACCTCATCTATTGAAGCCAGAACAAAAAATGTATCGTACAGGTGATTTAGTTCGCCTATTACCTAGTGGTATTATTGAATTTGTTGGGCGCAAGGATTCACAAATCAAAGTAAGGGGCTTCCGTATTGAGCTTGGAGAAATTGAAACGGTGTTAAGCAATCATCCTAACATTCAGGAAGTCGTAATCATTGCGAAGAAAAAGTCCGATGGTAACAATCATTTATTTGCCTACTATACAGTGACTAGTGGTATACAACTTGAGGAAGATATTTTAAGAGACTACCTGTCAACTCTTCTACCAGATTATATGGTGCCTGAGCGTTTTATAGAATTGCCTGAAATGCCGCTTTCTCCTACAGGAAAAATCGATCGAAAACAACTAGCATCACTGGAAGTGGTTTTATCACGTAGCCATGCATACAGCGCACCCCAAAATAATATACAGCAGCTGCTAGCTACCGCATGGGAAAATGCACTTGGTATCGAGCCAATAGGCATTTACGATAATTTCTTCCATATTGGAGGTCATTCATTAAAAGTGCTTGAAATTCTTGTACAAGTGAAAAAGCATATACCATTCTTAAAAATACAAGATTTCTTCCACTACCAAACGATTGCAGAGCTAGATCAATATATTCGTCATTATCAGCCGGAAGCTAATGACAATCAAGAGCAACCAGCTAATCTTGTTTTTAAGGATTTAATGGAACCAAGTCCGCTGCAAGTCTCTCAAACTGTAAGACCCTTGCCAATGACGTCGGTATTATTAACAGGAGCTACAGGTTATTTAGGAAGCCATATATTATACGAGCTGTTAACAGCAACAAATGCACATATTTACTGTCTTATTCGACCAGGTGCCCATGCAACGATTGAGGACAAGCTAATGGATAGTATGCAATTTTACTTTGGCAACGATCTTGTTCATCCTATGAAAGAGCGTGTCACAGTTATCCCAGGCGACTTAGGAAAGCAACAACTTGATTTATCTGATGAAGCTGAACAAATGTTGCTGGAAAAAATCAATGCAATCATTCATTGTGGTGCAGATGTACGTCATTTTGGTGCGGCTGACCATTTCAATAATGTCAATGTGAATGGTACTCGCCATTTGCTTGAAATAGCTAAACGAAAACCGGGTATGCATTTCCATTATGTATCAACAATTGGTATTCCAGAGGAGTTAGCTGCCATTCAATGGGGCTCAAATGAGGCAAAAGGTAATTTTAATTACGATGTGAAGCTTAATAATGTGTATACCCAAAGTAAGCTAGAGGCGGAAAATCTTGTTCGAAATGCTGTAAATGATGCCATTCCTATTTCCATTTATCGTGTAGGAAATTTAAGTTGTCACTCTGAAACAGGCAAATTCCAACGTAATATTGATGACAATGCCTTTTACCGTATGATTAAATCGATGCTTTATTTAGGTAAAACACCTACTGCACAATGGCATGTTGACTTTACTCCTATTAATTATGCGAGCCAAGCACTCGTTTCTCTGGCGAGTCAGCCAGCAGCAAACGGTCATGTCTTCCATTTATGTAATCCTGTATCGCTTCCTTATTTAGAATTAATCGACATGATTAAGGAATTTGGCTATGATCTATCAATCGTTTCAGCACAGGAATATACAAATTGGCTATTGCATAGTGAGCATACAAAAGAAGCACAGGAATATTTATTGTTAGCCATTGCTCAGCTTGAAGGTGATGGAGCTGGTGATTCCCCGTTTATTTTCAATTGCAAAAAAACACTAGAATTTTTAGTCAATACGAAAATTGAATGTGCAGTACCTAATACAGCCTTTATTCACAGAATGATTCAATATGGAATAGATACAGGCTACTTCCCTGCTCCAAGTCAAGTCAAGTCAACATAA
- a CDS encoding ABC transporter substrate-binding protein: protein MKKKLLLGIGLAALLTLTACGNTSKNTAEETQTKDYYPLTVANFAKAEGGSTWEKKDQVFDKAPERIMANTRPAAELLLHLGLGDKIVGVGANFGAVDKSVEEEYAKLNILSDEYVGKEVTLGTDPDLVFGRGGLFDNAEWGVGTVDSLNEMGVKTYVLESSVTGGTYDSIYKDIENIGKIFKVQDKADSFIKELKGRQQNISSKLESIKEEKTFAYLHTNDPKELFVYPAHDETFFNDAFKMVKLDNIFKDETGDVSVETLIAADPDVLILPNWDGSDLTKVREEIYANPKLSSMKAIKNKQIYIVDYNYMFGYGYNTIDGMEALAKEMYPDLFK from the coding sequence ATGAAGAAAAAACTATTATTAGGAATTGGTTTAGCAGCTTTATTAACATTAACAGCTTGTGGTAACACATCAAAAAATACAGCTGAGGAAACACAAACAAAAGATTATTATCCACTGACAGTTGCTAACTTTGCAAAGGCTGAGGGAGGCTCAACGTGGGAAAAGAAAGATCAAGTATTCGATAAAGCACCTGAAAGAATTATGGCTAATACACGCCCAGCAGCAGAATTATTATTACATTTAGGATTAGGTGATAAAATCGTTGGTGTCGGTGCAAACTTTGGTGCAGTCGATAAATCTGTAGAAGAAGAATACGCTAAGTTAAATATTTTAAGTGATGAGTATGTAGGGAAAGAGGTTACATTAGGAACTGATCCTGATCTTGTATTTGGTCGCGGTGGCTTATTTGATAATGCTGAATGGGGCGTAGGGACAGTAGACTCACTTAATGAAATGGGCGTTAAAACATATGTTTTAGAATCATCTGTAACAGGTGGCACATATGATTCTATTTACAAAGATATCGAAAATATCGGTAAAATTTTCAAAGTGCAAGACAAAGCGGATAGCTTTATTAAAGAATTAAAAGGGCGACAACAAAACATTTCTTCAAAATTAGAAAGTATTAAAGAAGAAAAAACTTTTGCTTATTTGCATACAAATGATCCAAAAGAGCTTTTTGTATACCCAGCTCACGATGAAACATTCTTCAATGACGCATTCAAAATGGTTAAATTAGATAACATTTTCAAAGATGAAACAGGCGATGTAAGTGTTGAAACATTAATTGCAGCAGATCCAGATGTATTAATTCTTCCTAACTGGGATGGTTCTGATCTAACAAAAGTACGCGAAGAAATTTATGCAAATCCTAAACTTTCAAGCATGAAAGCTATTAAAAATAAACAAATTTATATCGTAGATTATAATTACATGTTTGGTTATGGCTACAACACAATAGATGGAATGGAAGCATTAGCAAAAGAGATGTATCCAGACTTATTTAAATAA
- a CDS encoding ABC transporter ATP-binding protein, with the protein MELVAKEIEVKIGKKEIVKNISIHVNKQQFVGLIGPNGCGKSTLLKSIYKSLVPQKGMVFLDDLDVLKSPEKKISQHLGVVGQFNEMHFDLTVQQMVMLGRTPHKKMLESDNQKDFDIVEEALTRTNLQSYRGRSFLSLSGGEKQRVILARTIAQQPKFMILDEPTNHLDIRYQIEILSCVRSLNIGVLAALHDLEMAAHYCDYLYAVKDGEIYAHGTPAEVLTPETIEALYHIKCQTFTNPVTNGLGFAYGL; encoded by the coding sequence ATGGAATTAGTAGCAAAGGAAATAGAGGTAAAGATCGGCAAAAAGGAAATAGTAAAAAACATATCCATTCATGTGAATAAGCAACAATTTGTGGGCTTAATCGGACCAAACGGATGCGGAAAGTCAACTTTGTTGAAAAGTATTTATAAAAGCCTTGTGCCTCAAAAAGGGATGGTTTTTTTAGATGATTTAGATGTTTTGAAGAGTCCTGAAAAAAAGATTTCTCAGCACTTAGGTGTAGTAGGGCAATTCAATGAAATGCATTTTGATTTAACGGTACAGCAAATGGTGATGTTAGGCAGAACACCTCATAAAAAAATGCTAGAGTCAGATAACCAAAAGGATTTTGACATAGTGGAAGAGGCGTTAACGCGTACGAACTTACAATCCTATAGAGGGCGTAGTTTTCTTTCACTATCTGGTGGCGAAAAGCAACGAGTTATTTTAGCAAGAACGATTGCTCAGCAGCCTAAATTTATGATTTTGGATGAGCCAACAAACCATTTAGATATTCGTTATCAAATCGAAATACTATCCTGTGTTAGAAGTTTAAACATCGGTGTTTTAGCAGCGCTTCACGATTTAGAAATGGCAGCCCATTACTGTGATTATCTCTATGCGGTCAAAGATGGTGAAATCTATGCGCATGGCACACCAGCAGAGGTTTTAACACCGGAAACAATAGAAGCTTTATATCATATTAAATGTCAAACGTTTACTAATCCCGTGACAAACGGATTAGGCTTTGCATATGGACTATAG
- a CDS encoding FecCD family ABC transporter permease: MDNQEANRIGMGNIYYVIILLLIGAILISAVFSVSIGQVSIPFKQSMDILLHTISNGKLGSLDSVDSESYLNIILQVRMPRVVFALLIGVGLALCGTVMQAVVQNPLADPYILGISSGASLGATFAILVGFGSSALLAQFGVAFGAFAGAMITSMAVLILSSIGGKATSVKLVLSGVVIGALCSSFSSLIIFFANNAEGIKTVTFWSMGSLASASWDKTPILTIVIVLGAALFLFQHRVLNTMLLGDESAITLGINLSAYRKLYMILTSLITGTMVAYAGMIGFVGLIIPHITRGIFGADHKRLMLGTLLLGGLFMIWADILSRTLIQNVELPIGIITSVIGSPLFIYMIVKKGYNFGG; this comes from the coding sequence TTGGATAATCAGGAAGCTAACAGAATAGGAATGGGCAATATTTATTATGTTATTATCTTGCTTTTAATAGGCGCCATTTTAATATCTGCCGTTTTTTCTGTATCAATAGGACAAGTCAGCATACCTTTTAAGCAATCAATGGATATTTTGCTACATACTATATCCAACGGGAAGCTTGGCTCGCTTGATAGTGTGGATAGTGAATCCTACTTGAATATTATTTTACAGGTCAGAATGCCTCGTGTGGTTTTTGCATTATTGATTGGCGTTGGACTTGCACTATGCGGGACTGTCATGCAGGCGGTTGTACAAAACCCCCTTGCTGATCCATACATACTTGGTATTTCTTCAGGGGCGTCATTGGGTGCAACCTTTGCCATTCTAGTTGGTTTTGGAAGTAGTGCATTGTTGGCACAGTTTGGGGTAGCCTTTGGAGCATTTGCAGGGGCAATGATTACCTCTATGGCAGTGCTGATCTTATCCAGCATTGGTGGTAAAGCGACATCAGTCAAACTTGTTTTATCAGGTGTTGTCATTGGAGCATTATGTAGTTCTTTTTCAAGTCTTATTATCTTTTTTGCGAATAATGCTGAGGGCATTAAAACCGTTACGTTTTGGTCTATGGGAAGCTTGGCCTCTGCTAGCTGGGATAAAACACCGATTTTAACAATTGTGATTGTGCTAGGGGCTGCGTTATTCCTTTTCCAACATCGTGTGCTAAATACAATGCTACTTGGAGATGAATCAGCTATCACATTAGGTATCAATCTAAGTGCTTATCGCAAATTGTACATGATCCTTACTTCGCTCATTACAGGAACAATGGTTGCTTATGCGGGTATGATCGGTTTTGTTGGTTTAATTATTCCACATATCACGAGAGGCATTTTTGGAGCAGACCATAAACGATTAATGTTAGGAACATTGCTCTTAGGTGGTCTTTTCATGATTTGGGCGGATATTCTGTCTCGAACATTAATCCAAAATGTTGAATTACCAATTGGTATCATTACTTCTGTCATTGGATCGCCATTATTTATCTATATGATTGTAAAAAAAGGTTACAACTTCGGAGGGTAG
- the groL gene encoding chaperonin GroEL (60 kDa chaperone family; promotes refolding of misfolded polypeptides especially under stressful conditions; forms two stacked rings of heptamers to form a barrel-shaped 14mer; ends can be capped by GroES; misfolded proteins enter the barrel where they are refolded when GroES binds) codes for MAKDIKFSEDARSLMLQGVDKLANTVKVTLGPKGRNVVLEKKFGSPLITNDGVTIAKEIELENPYENMGAKLVAEVASKTNEIAGDGTTTATVLAQAIIREGLKNVTAGANPVGIRKGIDKAVAAALTELHAISRPVSNKEEIAQVAAISAADDEVGQLIAEAMERVGNDGVITIEESKGFTTELDVVEGMQFDRGYASHYMVTDTDKMEAVLDNPYILITDKKITNIQEVLPLLEQVVQQGRPLVIIAEDVEGEALATLVVNKLRGTFNAVAVKAPGFGDRRKAMLEDIAILTGGQVITEELGLDLKSADISSLGRAAKVVVTKDNTTIVEGVGGADAIEGRIGQIRAQLAETTSEFDKEKLQERLAKLAGGVAVIKVGAATETELKERKLRIEDALNSTRAAVEEGIVSGGGTALLNVYAAVEKAAESVDGDVATGVKIVLRALEEPVRQIANNAGLEGSIIVDRLKREEVGIGFNAATGEWVNMMEAGVVDPAKVTRSALQNAASVAALFLTTEAVVADIPEAAPAMPDMSGMGGMPGMM; via the coding sequence ATGGCAAAAGATATTAAATTCTCAGAAGACGCTCGTTCATTAATGTTACAAGGTGTAGATAAATTAGCGAATACAGTAAAAGTAACATTAGGACCAAAAGGGCGTAATGTTGTTTTAGAAAAAAAATTCGGTTCACCACTTATTACAAATGATGGTGTAACAATCGCTAAAGAAATCGAGCTAGAAAACCCATATGAAAACATGGGGGCAAAATTAGTAGCAGAGGTTGCTTCTAAGACAAATGAAATCGCTGGTGACGGTACAACAACAGCAACAGTATTAGCACAAGCAATTATTCGTGAAGGCTTGAAAAACGTTACGGCTGGTGCAAATCCTGTAGGTATCCGCAAAGGTATTGATAAAGCAGTTGCTGCTGCACTTACAGAATTACACGCTATTTCTCGTCCAGTAAGCAATAAAGAAGAAATTGCACAAGTTGCTGCTATTTCTGCTGCAGATGATGAAGTTGGACAACTGATCGCTGAAGCAATGGAGCGTGTTGGTAACGACGGCGTTATTACAATCGAAGAATCTAAAGGCTTCACAACAGAACTTGATGTAGTAGAAGGTATGCAGTTTGACCGTGGCTATGCTTCACACTACATGGTAACTGACACAGATAAAATGGAAGCGGTTCTTGATAACCCATACATTTTAATTACTGATAAAAAAATTACAAACATTCAAGAAGTATTACCATTATTAGAACAAGTGGTACAACAAGGTCGTCCATTAGTAATCATTGCTGAAGACGTGGAAGGTGAAGCACTTGCAACGCTTGTTGTGAACAAGCTTCGTGGTACATTCAATGCTGTAGCAGTAAAAGCACCAGGCTTCGGTGATCGTCGTAAAGCAATGCTTGAAGATATCGCTATCCTAACTGGTGGTCAAGTAATTACTGAAGAATTAGGCTTAGACCTAAAATCAGCGGATATTTCTTCACTTGGACGTGCAGCAAAAGTTGTTGTAACAAAAGACAACACAACAATCGTTGAAGGTGTTGGCGGTGCAGACGCAATCGAAGGACGCATTGGTCAAATCCGTGCACAACTTGCTGAAACAACATCAGAATTCGATAAAGAAAAATTACAAGAACGTCTTGCAAAATTAGCAGGTGGCGTAGCAGTTATCAAAGTTGGTGCTGCAACAGAAACTGAGCTTAAAGAACGTAAACTGCGTATTGAAGATGCTCTAAACTCTACTCGTGCTGCTGTTGAAGAAGGTATCGTATCAGGTGGTGGTACAGCCCTTCTTAACGTCTATGCAGCAGTGGAAAAAGCAGCTGAATCAGTAGATGGCGACGTAGCTACAGGTGTGAAAATCGTTTTACGTGCTTTAGAAGAACCAGTTCGCCAAATCGCTAATAACGCTGGTCTTGAAGGTTCAATCATCGTGGATCGCCTAAAACGTGAAGAAGTTGGCATTGGTTTCAATGCAGCTACTGGCGAATGGGTAAACATGATGGAAGCAGGCGTAGTGGACCCAGCAAAAGTAACTCGTTCAGCTCTACAAAACGCAGCATCAGTTGCAGCGCTATTCTTAACAACAGAAGCAGTTGTAGCAGATATTCCAGAAGCAGCACCAGCAATGCCAGATATGAGCGGCATGGGCGGTATGCCAGGCATGATGTAA